From a single Parambassis ranga chromosome 2, fParRan2.1, whole genome shotgun sequence genomic region:
- the LOC114452822 gene encoding DENN domain-containing protein 2A-like isoform X2, giving the protein MEAAERMKTKQDCIYSTVNRKQKDCRRSFHFALLENKVAGQREGTSKLPFTPLDNLYDQDSSIMAYRKTTLDLHSIDNTLKLPGGNIKDKISLWEGKEPTHSVLTSGTLCASVKRSESLTKSSNKPDKQEGCRRTASKEKQDLGKENVGEPGDSRPCSPVEAVKQQRGALNITKASDYQTGEDCRRGGAQRELRDSRPCSPTVTGNQQVGTLRKSDMRAADQTSQEKRAVFSLFKKLEAMGENHGKTPPELGNYFSPPGKDKQVEVKSKESATEGREHQENVYTEPGAPPINPVPKPRRTFQHPAAAPTGQIQRRGQRNLPPLPSSSLKPPSGIYGRPRDNINRRSFEFEDLVGSNSPLFCRSLSQEHHYEDILDSSKENPYEDIELESQCSQQSLPSSPGADTAKTSRPGFFRQNSGRSFKLLDLRRSNQQTQGTGGGGVSSPPQLSPPSTPTGSEHTTWLPGDPYSRTCRRIPTVVLRINSIFETRSRKKHLRRIYHYAETSSGRDENSDSESEVEDRAKAHRQRLVSVQSILSQPSHTQVRYNGSKARKSSLDQELHQRKLFEYFLVVSLQKSKTGGHYLPEVTQQFPPKLERSFKFMRETEDQLRIIPQFCFPDAKDWEPVENFPSEMFSFVLTGEDGSRRFGYCRRLLPSGKGKRLPEVYCIVSHLGCFNLFSKVLDEVERRRALSPALVQPFMRAIMEAQFPAPGRTINIKTFLPGSGTEVMQLCRPSDSRLEHVDFECLFSCLSLRLLLRVFGSLLLERRVIFTADKLSTLSQCCHAVVALLYPFVWQHTYIPVLPSAMLDIVCTPTPFIVGLLSSSLPQLTELPLEEVLVVDLGNSRFLRQLDDEDSILPSKLQSALENVLERRRELANEQGCDTTSDSGHLSTIVSEAFVRFFVELVGHYPLFITGEREDGYSSSSSSPVPCSFQREGFRKAIPSKTVRRFLEVFMETQMFGWFIQERELHRQALRGTGSFKRWWKMIKFFILMFFFPPGLFEVRVQEYLDSIHENEHRRVNRFLKGLGNKMKFLSKK; this is encoded by the exons ATGGAGGCCGCTGAGAGAATGAAAACGAAGCAGGACTGCATCTACTCCACTGTCAACAG gAAACAGAAGGACTGCCGCAGGAGCTTCCATTTTGCTTTACTGGAAAACAAGGTAGCTGGACAAAGAGAGGGGACATCAAAACTCCCCTTCACCCCCCTAGACAACCTGTACGACCAAGACTCCTCCATAATGGCTTACAGGAAAACCACTTTGGACCTTCACAGCATTGACAACACTCTCAAACTGCCTGGAGGCAACATCAAGGACAAGATTTCTCTATGGGAGGGCAAAGAGCCCACACATTCAGTCCTGACCTCGGGCACTCTGTGTGCCAGTGTGAAAAGGTCAGAATCCCTGACAAAAAGCAGCAATAAACCTGACAAACAGGAAGGCTGCAGGAGAACAGCCAGTAAGGAGAAGCAGGATCTTGGGAAAGAGAATGTAGGAGAACCTGGTGATTCGAGACCCTGTTCACCTGTTGAAGCTGTGAAACAGCAAAGAGGAGCGCTCAATATTACTAAGGCCAGTGACTACCAAACAGGGGAGGACTGTAGAAGAGGTGGAGCTCAGAGAGAGCTCAGGGATTCAAGACCGTGTTCGCCAACAGTGACCGGGAATCAGCAGGTAGGAACACTAAGGAAAAGTGACATGAGAGCCGCAGACCAAACCAGCCAGGAGAAGAGGGctgtcttcagtctgtttaaaaagCTGGAGGCCATGGGGGAGAACCACGGGAAGACCCCACCGGAGCTCGGAAACTACTTCAGCCCACCGGGTAAGGACAAACAGGTGGAGGTGAAGAGTAAAGAATcagcaacagaagggagggagCATCAGGAGAATGTGTACACAGAGCCGGGTGCACCCCCAATCAACCCAGTCCCCAAACCCAGGCGCACCTTCCAGCATCCGGCTGCTGCACCCACAGGACAGATTCagagaagaggacagaggaaCCTCCCTCCACTGCCCTCATCCTCCTTAAAACCTCCATCTGGCATCTACGGGAGGCCTCGAGATAACATCAACAG GAGATCCTTTGAGTTTGAGGACCTAGTGGGGTCCAACAGTCCTCTCTTCTGCCGCTCACTATCTCAGGAACATCACTATGAAGACATCCTGG ACTCGTCCAAGGAGAACCCATACGAGGACATAGAGCTGGAGAGTCAGTGCTCCCAGCAGTCTCTGCCCTCCTCTCCTGGAGCCGATACTGCTAAG ACCTCAAGACCTGGTTTCTTCAGGCAGAATTCAGGCCGGAGCTTCAAGCTGCTGGACCTGCGGAGAAGCAACCAGCAGACCCAAGGCACTGGAGGTGGAGGCGTTTCATCTCCACCCCAGCTCAGCCCTCCATCCACTCCCACCGGGTCTGAACACACCACCTGGCTTCCAGGGGACCCCTACAGCCGCACCTGCCGCAGGATTCCGACG GTTGTTCTGAGGATCAACAGCATTTTTGAAACTCGAAGCAGGAAAAAGCATCTCAGAAGGATCTATCACTATGCCGAGACGAGTTCAGGACGAG ATGAAAACAGTGACTCTGAGAGTGAAGTTGAAGACAGAGCTAAAG CTCACCGTCAGCGTCTGGTCTCAGTCCAGTCCATACTGAGCCAGCCTAGCCACACCCAGGTCCGCTACAACGGCTCCAAGGCCAGAAAAAGCTCCCTGGATCAAGAGCTCCACCAGCGCAAACTTTTTGagtacttcctggttgtgtcACTGCAGAAGTCGAAGACTGGCGGGCACTATCTGCCAGAGGTCACGCAGCAGTTCCCCCCAAAG TTGGAGCGAAGCTTCAAGTTCATGAGGGAGACTGAGGACCAGCTGAGGATCATTCCTCAGTTCTGTTTCCCTGATGCAAAAGACTGGGAGCCGGTGGAGAACTTCCCAAg TGAGATGTTCTCCTTTGTTTTGACTGGAGAGGATGGCAGCAGGAGGTTCGGATACTGCCGGCGTTTACTG CCCAGTGGGAAAGGTAAACGCTTGCCAGAAGTCTACTGCATTGTTAGTCATCTCGGCTGTTTCAACCTGTTCTCCAAG gTGTTGGATGAGGTGGAGAGGCGGAGAGCTCTGTCTCCCGCCCTGGTCCAGCCTTTCATGAGAGCGATCATGGAGGCCCAGTTTCCAGCTCCTGGCAGAACCATCAACATCAAGACGTTTCTCCCTGGATCGGGCACTGAG GTGATGCAGCTCTGTCGACCATCTGATTCACGCCTGGAACATGTGGACTTTGAAtgtctgttctcctgtctgAGTCTGCGGCTTCTCCTTAGAGTGTTTGGCTCCCTGCTGCTGGAAAGACGGGTCATCTTCACCGCTGACAAGCTCAG CACTCTCTCTCAGTGCTGCCATGCAGTCGTGGCCTTGCTGTACCCCTTTGTGTGGCAGCACACTTACATCCCCGTGCTGCCTTCAGCCATGCTCGACATTGTCTGCACCCCGACCCCGTTCATCGTCGGCCTGCTGTCCAGCTCCCTGCCCCAGCTCACGGAGCTGCCCCTGGaggag GTTCTGGTCGTGGATCTTGGAAACAGTCGATTCCTCAGACAG CTGGACGATGAGGACTCCATCCTGCCATCTAAATTGCAGTCAGCCCTGGAAAACGTCctagagaggaggagagaactCGCTAACGAGCAAGGATGCGACACAACCAGCG ACTCTGGTCATCTCAGCACCATTGTGTCCGAGGCCTTCGTCCGGTTCTTTGTGGAGCTGGTAGGCCACTACCCACTCTTCATCACTGGTGAACGGGAGGATGGCtactcctcttcgtcctcctcccccGTCCCCTGCTCATTTCAGCGTGAGGGCTTCCGTAAAGCCATCCCATCCAAGACCGTGCGCCGCTTTTTGGAGGTTTTCATGGAGACCCAGATGTTCGGGTGGTTCATCCAGGAGAGGGAGCTCCACAGGCAGGCTCTGAGAGGTACAGGAAGTTTTAAGAGGTGGTGGAAGATGATCAagttcttcattttaatgtttttttttccaccaggaCTCTTTGAAGTGAGAGTGCAGGagtatctggattcaatccacGAGAATGAACATCGCAGAGTTAACAGATTCCTCAAAGGTTTGG GAAACAAAATGAAGTTTCTTTCCAAGAAATAA
- the LOC114452822 gene encoding DENN domain-containing protein 2A-like isoform X1 produces the protein MEAAERMKTKQDCIYSTVNRKQKDCRRSFHFALLENKVAGQREGTSKLPFTPLDNLYDQDSSIMAYRKTTLDLHSIDNTLKLPGGNIKDKISLWEGKEPTHSVLTSGTLCASVKRSESLTKSSNKPDKQEGCRRTASKEKQDLGKENVGEPGDSRPCSPVEAVKQQRGALNITKASDYQTGEDCRRGGAQRELRDSRPCSPTVTGNQQVGTLRKSDMRAADQTSQEKRAVFSLFKKLEAMGENHGKTPPELGNYFSPPGKDKQVEVKSKESATEGREHQENVYTEPGAPPINPVPKPRRTFQHPAAAPTGQIQRRGQRNLPPLPSSSLKPPSGIYGRPRDNINRRSFEFEDLVGSNSPLFCRSLSQEHHYEDILDSSKENPYEDIELESQCSQQSLPSSPGADTAKTSRPGFFRQNSGRSFKLLDLRRSNQQTQGTGGGGVSSPPQLSPPSTPTGSEHTTWLPGDPYSRTCRRIPTVVLRINSIFETRSRKKHLRRIYHYAETSSGRVTDENSDSESEVEDRAKAHRQRLVSVQSILSQPSHTQVRYNGSKARKSSLDQELHQRKLFEYFLVVSLQKSKTGGHYLPEVTQQFPPKLERSFKFMRETEDQLRIIPQFCFPDAKDWEPVENFPSEMFSFVLTGEDGSRRFGYCRRLLPSGKGKRLPEVYCIVSHLGCFNLFSKVLDEVERRRALSPALVQPFMRAIMEAQFPAPGRTINIKTFLPGSGTEVMQLCRPSDSRLEHVDFECLFSCLSLRLLLRVFGSLLLERRVIFTADKLSTLSQCCHAVVALLYPFVWQHTYIPVLPSAMLDIVCTPTPFIVGLLSSSLPQLTELPLEEVLVVDLGNSRFLRQLDDEDSILPSKLQSALENVLERRRELANEQGCDTTSDSGHLSTIVSEAFVRFFVELVGHYPLFITGEREDGYSSSSSSPVPCSFQREGFRKAIPSKTVRRFLEVFMETQMFGWFIQERELHRQALRGTGSFKRWWKMIKFFILMFFFPPGLFEVRVQEYLDSIHENEHRRVNRFLKGLGNKMKFLSKK, from the exons ATGGAGGCCGCTGAGAGAATGAAAACGAAGCAGGACTGCATCTACTCCACTGTCAACAG gAAACAGAAGGACTGCCGCAGGAGCTTCCATTTTGCTTTACTGGAAAACAAGGTAGCTGGACAAAGAGAGGGGACATCAAAACTCCCCTTCACCCCCCTAGACAACCTGTACGACCAAGACTCCTCCATAATGGCTTACAGGAAAACCACTTTGGACCTTCACAGCATTGACAACACTCTCAAACTGCCTGGAGGCAACATCAAGGACAAGATTTCTCTATGGGAGGGCAAAGAGCCCACACATTCAGTCCTGACCTCGGGCACTCTGTGTGCCAGTGTGAAAAGGTCAGAATCCCTGACAAAAAGCAGCAATAAACCTGACAAACAGGAAGGCTGCAGGAGAACAGCCAGTAAGGAGAAGCAGGATCTTGGGAAAGAGAATGTAGGAGAACCTGGTGATTCGAGACCCTGTTCACCTGTTGAAGCTGTGAAACAGCAAAGAGGAGCGCTCAATATTACTAAGGCCAGTGACTACCAAACAGGGGAGGACTGTAGAAGAGGTGGAGCTCAGAGAGAGCTCAGGGATTCAAGACCGTGTTCGCCAACAGTGACCGGGAATCAGCAGGTAGGAACACTAAGGAAAAGTGACATGAGAGCCGCAGACCAAACCAGCCAGGAGAAGAGGGctgtcttcagtctgtttaaaaagCTGGAGGCCATGGGGGAGAACCACGGGAAGACCCCACCGGAGCTCGGAAACTACTTCAGCCCACCGGGTAAGGACAAACAGGTGGAGGTGAAGAGTAAAGAATcagcaacagaagggagggagCATCAGGAGAATGTGTACACAGAGCCGGGTGCACCCCCAATCAACCCAGTCCCCAAACCCAGGCGCACCTTCCAGCATCCGGCTGCTGCACCCACAGGACAGATTCagagaagaggacagaggaaCCTCCCTCCACTGCCCTCATCCTCCTTAAAACCTCCATCTGGCATCTACGGGAGGCCTCGAGATAACATCAACAG GAGATCCTTTGAGTTTGAGGACCTAGTGGGGTCCAACAGTCCTCTCTTCTGCCGCTCACTATCTCAGGAACATCACTATGAAGACATCCTGG ACTCGTCCAAGGAGAACCCATACGAGGACATAGAGCTGGAGAGTCAGTGCTCCCAGCAGTCTCTGCCCTCCTCTCCTGGAGCCGATACTGCTAAG ACCTCAAGACCTGGTTTCTTCAGGCAGAATTCAGGCCGGAGCTTCAAGCTGCTGGACCTGCGGAGAAGCAACCAGCAGACCCAAGGCACTGGAGGTGGAGGCGTTTCATCTCCACCCCAGCTCAGCCCTCCATCCACTCCCACCGGGTCTGAACACACCACCTGGCTTCCAGGGGACCCCTACAGCCGCACCTGCCGCAGGATTCCGACG GTTGTTCTGAGGATCAACAGCATTTTTGAAACTCGAAGCAGGAAAAAGCATCTCAGAAGGATCTATCACTATGCCGAGACGAGTTCAGGACGAG TAACAGATGAAAACAGTGACTCTGAGAGTGAAGTTGAAGACAGAGCTAAAG CTCACCGTCAGCGTCTGGTCTCAGTCCAGTCCATACTGAGCCAGCCTAGCCACACCCAGGTCCGCTACAACGGCTCCAAGGCCAGAAAAAGCTCCCTGGATCAAGAGCTCCACCAGCGCAAACTTTTTGagtacttcctggttgtgtcACTGCAGAAGTCGAAGACTGGCGGGCACTATCTGCCAGAGGTCACGCAGCAGTTCCCCCCAAAG TTGGAGCGAAGCTTCAAGTTCATGAGGGAGACTGAGGACCAGCTGAGGATCATTCCTCAGTTCTGTTTCCCTGATGCAAAAGACTGGGAGCCGGTGGAGAACTTCCCAAg TGAGATGTTCTCCTTTGTTTTGACTGGAGAGGATGGCAGCAGGAGGTTCGGATACTGCCGGCGTTTACTG CCCAGTGGGAAAGGTAAACGCTTGCCAGAAGTCTACTGCATTGTTAGTCATCTCGGCTGTTTCAACCTGTTCTCCAAG gTGTTGGATGAGGTGGAGAGGCGGAGAGCTCTGTCTCCCGCCCTGGTCCAGCCTTTCATGAGAGCGATCATGGAGGCCCAGTTTCCAGCTCCTGGCAGAACCATCAACATCAAGACGTTTCTCCCTGGATCGGGCACTGAG GTGATGCAGCTCTGTCGACCATCTGATTCACGCCTGGAACATGTGGACTTTGAAtgtctgttctcctgtctgAGTCTGCGGCTTCTCCTTAGAGTGTTTGGCTCCCTGCTGCTGGAAAGACGGGTCATCTTCACCGCTGACAAGCTCAG CACTCTCTCTCAGTGCTGCCATGCAGTCGTGGCCTTGCTGTACCCCTTTGTGTGGCAGCACACTTACATCCCCGTGCTGCCTTCAGCCATGCTCGACATTGTCTGCACCCCGACCCCGTTCATCGTCGGCCTGCTGTCCAGCTCCCTGCCCCAGCTCACGGAGCTGCCCCTGGaggag GTTCTGGTCGTGGATCTTGGAAACAGTCGATTCCTCAGACAG CTGGACGATGAGGACTCCATCCTGCCATCTAAATTGCAGTCAGCCCTGGAAAACGTCctagagaggaggagagaactCGCTAACGAGCAAGGATGCGACACAACCAGCG ACTCTGGTCATCTCAGCACCATTGTGTCCGAGGCCTTCGTCCGGTTCTTTGTGGAGCTGGTAGGCCACTACCCACTCTTCATCACTGGTGAACGGGAGGATGGCtactcctcttcgtcctcctcccccGTCCCCTGCTCATTTCAGCGTGAGGGCTTCCGTAAAGCCATCCCATCCAAGACCGTGCGCCGCTTTTTGGAGGTTTTCATGGAGACCCAGATGTTCGGGTGGTTCATCCAGGAGAGGGAGCTCCACAGGCAGGCTCTGAGAGGTACAGGAAGTTTTAAGAGGTGGTGGAAGATGATCAagttcttcattttaatgtttttttttccaccaggaCTCTTTGAAGTGAGAGTGCAGGagtatctggattcaatccacGAGAATGAACATCGCAGAGTTAACAGATTCCTCAAAGGTTTGG GAAACAAAATGAAGTTTCTTTCCAAGAAATAA